A stretch of DNA from Candidatus Sysuiplasma acidicola:
TTGGCATCCTCCGGCATTCTCGCATCCGCGGAAGAGCGGAGATCACGCACAATATATGTTTCACCGACGATTGAATTTATTTCCGAGGCTGGAAGACCCTCGGCGATCATCTTCTGCACTATGAACGACACGATCTTCTGTCTGTCCGCCGGCTGTAGATCGGACCAAGTCTTCTCTGACCCTTCATTTACAACTTCGATGCCGAGTGAATCAAGTACCCTGGCGGCAGCGCTGTGGTCATTGGACACACCGGGAATCGGCGGATCCACGGAAAACTCCAGAAGCCTGGTAATCGGCCTTGTTTCCTTACCATAGAAACGCGCGTCCCTCATCACCTTTACGGCTCCGCACTTAACCGCATCCTCCAGTACAATTCGGTTCATACCCGTGAGTTTCCCGTACCTCGAATCCTGCAAATCGCCTACCGCGCCCACAATCGCAATGCCTGAGAGATCTATATTACGGTCTGAAACTGATCTTGCTATGAAATAAGAAGTGGTTGAAGAGGATATCTCGGTAGAACCCTCTATACCAAATAGGTGCGCATTCAGATGACATATGGAGCTGTCTGCCAGCCTGGAAGTTCCATTCTCCACGAGAACCGGATTGATGGATTCTGGCTCATGGTGATCAGCAATGATCATGTTAAGTCCTGAAAAACGCGATATATAGCCTGAGCCTATATCGTTGAGCCAGATGAGGCTGTCTTTCTTCATTCTGATCAATTCTGTGGCAGCATCGTCCAGCTTCTTCAGAAATGTGATCTCAACTGGTATCGAAAGTCTGCTCGCTGTAGCGTAGGCAATAGAGCCGGATGATATTCCATCTGCATCTATATGCGTGAATATGGATATGCGGCTAGCTCCTTTCACCGCCCGGCCGATCCTCTTCGCCTCATCAATAAACTCCTTGTGACTATCCATCCAGCAGGCCACCTGTCGTTTTCGCGTAAAGTATATCCCTTATTGATTCTGAAACCGGTAACAGATTGCACGTATCCTCCATATTATACATCTTCAGCAGATTCAGTGCTCCCCTGCTTCTCTTCTTTTTCCAAATATGCCACAGCTCCACCGCACGTCCGTTTGCAGAAAGTTCAACAAACCTGTTACGCCGTATATTCAGTCGCCTTTCCACGGACTTCAGGCCCCCCGACAGTCCTGCCTTTCTGGCCATTGCAACAATATCAACAACAGGATACCGTAAACAGATACCCGGTATAACCCTGTTGATGTAATGCATGTCATGCCTTGCACCGTTGAATGAGACGAGCATTGTTGCTGCACCTATCTTCCTTAGAATTGAAACAGCCGAAAGATTGTCTCCCCTGACAAAAGAGCTGAAACTTCCCTGAGCGAACACGCCAATCACTACCGGTTCAGAATGCCTGCTCCAGCCGTCAAGCTCCACGTCGATGAATGCTGCACCCTGTATGAAATCGTAACAAAGTCGCCACCTTTCTGACTGAGAGATAAGTCTGGTGAAGTAGCGGGCATCCGATTTGAGCAATGCGTCCTCAGCCATGGTTATTTCATGCTCCCTGGAAGGGCTGCAGCGTCTGTCGTTAAGCAGGTCTGTCCAAGTTTTGATC
This window harbors:
- a CDS encoding ribonuclease H-like domain-containing protein, with translation MLRNTFTIFRGIGPDREYALWKSGIKTWTDLLNDRRCSPSREHEITMAEDALLKSDARYFTRLISQSERWRLCYDFIQGAAFIDVELDGWSRHSEPVVIGVFAQGSFSSFVRGDNLSAVSILRKIGAATMLVSFNGARHDMHYINRVIPGICLRYPVVDIVAMARKAGLSGGLKSVERRLNIRRNRFVELSANGRAVELWHIWKKKRSRGALNLLKMYNMEDTCNLLPVSESIRDILYAKTTGGLLDG
- a CDS encoding DHH family phosphoesterase, which gives rise to MDSHKEFIDEAKRIGRAVKGASRISIFTHIDADGISSGSIAYATASRLSIPVEITFLKKLDDAATELIRMKKDSLIWLNDIGSGYISRFSGLNMIIADHHEPESINPVLVENGTSRLADSSICHLNAHLFGIEGSTEISSSTTSYFIARSVSDRNIDLSGIAIVGAVGDLQDSRYGKLTGMNRIVLEDAVKCGAVKVMRDARFYGKETRPITRLLEFSVDPPIPGVSNDHSAAARVLDSLGIEVVNEGSEKTWSDLQPADRQKIVSFIVQKMIAEGLPASEINSIVGETYIVRDLRSSADARMPEDAKEFATLLNSCGRYAKYETGMRLCLGERGTILDNALALLEGHRKNVSSAIRMAKQDGLTQLSSIQYFHMQDRVPDTIVGTIAGILLKSKEAVPGKVIVGFAFSEGKVKVSCRGSSEMVQQGLNLSEAIRRAAESVGGVGGGHSIAAGATIDTGKEYEFLSSLDGLVRGQITQREGNVSMTDLPE